A single window of Hyla sarda isolate aHylSar1 chromosome 2, aHylSar1.hap1, whole genome shotgun sequence DNA harbors:
- the LOC130357362 gene encoding DNA damage-regulated autophagy modulator protein 1-like, whose translation MEIQGLGFLPLLWVTWNLLGLSTVVTLTIALGHNRQPFISDTAVGHPEWIIYKVVFFGAPIIGVAVAYLQYRFMFLRSEPSAKHFRIYQKILFTLGCIVCIGTALNGVFTMGNNPTIHRISSGMAFFCGAIYNMCQAGFLYKRSYSSRILCHIRLASTLVTSVVLLLFSAGQVSFYMELCTGHCEAIIYVPVLVAEYLGFCGVTLYQVTSYTDFQHLSLKISRNDINVSLRTKIPDPEQNPPVE comes from the coding sequence ATGGAGATCCAGGGATTAGGGTTCTTGCCTCTCCTTTGGGTCACATGGAACCTTTTGGGCCTCAGCACTGTTGTCACCTTGACCATCGCCCTAGGACATAACAGACAGCCGTTTATCAGTGACACGGCTGTAGGACATCCTGAGTGGATAATATATAAGGTTGTGTTCTTTGGTGCACCCATCATAGGAGTTGCCGTCGCCTACCTGCAGTACCGATTTATGTTCCTGCGCTCTGAACCATCTGCAAAGCATTTTAGGATTTACCAGAAGATCTTGTTTACCTTAGGATGCATCGTGTGCATAGGAACAGCCCTGAATGGCGTATTTACTATGGGGAACAATCCTACAATACACAGGATCAGCTCAggtatggcatttttttgtggAGCCATATATAATATGTGCCAAGCTGGATTCCTTTACAAAAGGTCCTACAGCAGCCGGATTCTTTGCCATATAAGGCTGGCCTCCACCTTAGTGACTTCTGTGGTACTGCTGCTCTTCAGTGCTGGTCAGGTCTCCTTCTATATGGAGCTGTGCACCGGACACTGCGAGGCGATTATCTATGTCCCCGTCTTGGTGGCTGAATACCTGGGATTTTGCGGCGTCACGTTATACCAAGTGACCAGCTACACAGATTTTCAGCATCTGTCATTGAAGATTTCCAGAAATGACATTAACGTCAGCCTGAGGACCAAGATACCGGACCCGGAACAGAACCCTCCAGTGGAATAG